The Nocardia arthritidis genome has a window encoding:
- a CDS encoding AAA domain-containing protein, protein MFGDRVVCTAVDLVRAARCEFAMLRALDRRIGTLSEVAEPVTDTEPVGAFDDSHARRLADLRDRFGGALVDVRLHAELPDDPAARIAALRTAHTETVTALRAGVHVVHRATFFDGRFASTCDFLVRAGHRVRYTVQGTHRGGPDTVGAALELAACADALDGSGALTAPVVRLFTGEQCTDYPLSELLPIYGARRRRLERILDEKLGELLPAQWGDQRYLACGRCPDCTAAIAGARDLFLVAGMANTTRARLREAGVHTIDRLAVTQANVRGVSPRALATLRRQAEIQLRREVSGQPTHTLVDAIALGALPPPSPGDLALTIADGVVELGNSDAVLLSFRDAELGRGLTELLELVAEERLRHPDLHIYHYTSRVRADLLRHTAACGVGEESAGELLRAGVLVDLYPIVRNAMLVGERSYELPGLRGLLPDSVAAERDCVTVLRLRDWLLDRAAEQHPVLPAPTLAPIGSWCLVPGPEEPGPHDLADPLAGPSSIAAALTEFVNTLADSPPHHPAAMMAAALGYHRRERQPLWWAHTDRLSHPVDEWADAPGVLVAEWGTVDTKWHRSPSAGRSGATRESTQRPTMRRYLTLTGRIGSGGANSVLAPGTTVYTFYDHPVAAGMVAAIGKRATASATVLGCSVDADFDDTVRLEELLPEGCEPYDELPIAIAPGLPAWDESTEDAVEYAAQQLLVALPRIPYGALFDILCLRRPRMRRALSLPEVHGDHAAAITAAVRDLDDSYIAVQGPSGTGKTSTVARVLERLVTMHRWRIGVVAQAHSTVEQLLDAVVRVGVLPELVAKKDVQAVKPEWAVIDAARYPRFLDNSVNGCVIGGLPTDFANDAIVPAGRLDLLVIADAGGFPLADTAAVAVSTRNLLLLGDLAPATARATHPEPVGMSVLNWLVQGRATLPAERGYFLDRTWRMHPAVCGPISRLCYDNRLRSNETVTLARNLEGVEPGIETVLVEHHGNATESDAEAREVVRRVRAMLGAAWTIGAVTRRLHPHDIFVVAPYGAQVGRIRTLLARAKIEDVLVGTADRFRGREAAVVLLSMTTSSPADAPYGMPFLLSRTLIQAALCRAMWKAIIIRSPLLTEYLPPDTGELADLAGFLTLS, encoded by the coding sequence GTGTTCGGTGATCGTGTCGTCTGCACCGCCGTTGATCTCGTGCGCGCGGCGCGCTGTGAATTCGCGATGCTGCGCGCCCTCGATCGCCGGATCGGCACGCTATCGGAGGTGGCCGAGCCGGTCACCGACACCGAACCCGTGGGCGCATTCGATGATTCGCACGCGCGCAGGCTCGCCGATCTGCGGGACCGGTTCGGCGGCGCGCTGGTCGATGTGCGGCTGCACGCGGAGTTGCCCGACGATCCGGCGGCCAGGATCGCCGCGCTGCGAACCGCGCACACCGAAACCGTCACGGCGTTGCGGGCGGGGGTGCATGTGGTGCACCGCGCCACCTTCTTCGACGGAAGGTTCGCCAGCACCTGCGATTTCCTGGTCCGGGCCGGGCATCGGGTGCGCTACACCGTGCAGGGCACCCACCGGGGCGGGCCCGATACCGTCGGCGCCGCACTTGAACTCGCCGCCTGCGCCGACGCGCTGGACGGCAGCGGCGCGCTCACCGCGCCGGTGGTCCGGTTGTTCACCGGCGAGCAGTGCACGGATTACCCACTGAGCGAACTGCTTCCGATCTACGGTGCGCGCAGGCGCAGGCTGGAGCGGATCCTCGACGAGAAACTCGGTGAGCTGCTGCCCGCGCAGTGGGGCGATCAACGCTATCTCGCATGCGGACGATGCCCGGACTGCACCGCGGCCATCGCGGGGGCCCGCGACCTGTTCCTGGTGGCCGGAATGGCGAACACCACGCGGGCGCGGCTGCGCGAGGCCGGTGTGCACACCATCGACCGGCTGGCCGTCACCCAGGCGAACGTGCGGGGTGTGTCCCCGCGCGCCCTCGCCACGCTGCGCCGCCAGGCCGAAATCCAGCTGCGCCGCGAGGTTTCCGGACAGCCGACGCATACGCTGGTCGATGCGATCGCGCTGGGCGCGCTGCCGCCGCCGTCACCCGGGGATCTCGCGCTGACCATCGCGGACGGCGTTGTCGAGCTCGGCAATTCGGATGCGGTGCTGCTCTCGTTCCGGGACGCCGAACTCGGGCGCGGCCTCACCGAGCTGCTGGAACTGGTCGCCGAGGAACGGCTGCGGCATCCGGATCTGCATATCTACCACTACACCTCGCGGGTGCGCGCGGATCTGCTGCGGCATACCGCCGCGTGCGGGGTCGGCGAGGAGAGCGCGGGTGAACTGCTGCGGGCCGGTGTGCTGGTCGACCTGTATCCGATCGTGCGCAACGCGATGCTGGTCGGCGAACGCTCGTACGAACTGCCCGGACTACGCGGCCTCCTACCGGATTCGGTTGCGGCGGAACGGGATTGCGTCACCGTGCTGCGGCTGCGGGATTGGCTGCTGGACCGCGCCGCCGAACAGCATCCGGTGCTGCCCGCGCCGACGCTGGCGCCGATCGGCTCCTGGTGTCTGGTGCCGGGACCCGAGGAGCCCGGCCCGCACGACCTGGCCGATCCGCTGGCCGGGCCGTCATCCATCGCGGCGGCGCTCACCGAATTCGTCAACACCCTGGCCGATTCGCCCCCGCACCACCCCGCGGCCATGATGGCCGCGGCGCTGGGCTATCACCGCCGCGAGCGCCAGCCGCTGTGGTGGGCGCATACCGACCGGCTCAGTCATCCGGTGGACGAATGGGCCGACGCGCCCGGTGTGCTCGTCGCCGAATGGGGCACCGTGGATACGAAATGGCATCGCAGCCCATCGGCGGGCAGGAGCGGAGCGACCCGGGAATCGACACAGCGGCCGACCATGCGCCGATATCTCACCCTGACCGGGCGGATCGGCAGCGGCGGCGCGAACTCGGTATTAGCGCCCGGCACAACGGTTTACACGTTCTACGACCATCCGGTGGCCGCGGGTATGGTCGCCGCGATCGGCAAGCGGGCCACCGCGAGCGCGACGGTGCTCGGCTGCTCGGTGGACGCCGACTTCGATGACACGGTCCGCCTGGAGGAACTGCTGCCCGAGGGCTGTGAACCATACGACGAACTGCCGATCGCCATCGCGCCGGGACTGCCCGCCTGGGACGAAAGCACCGAGGACGCGGTCGAATACGCGGCGCAACAGCTGCTCGTCGCGCTGCCGCGGATCCCGTACGGCGCCCTCTTCGACATCCTGTGCCTGCGCAGACCCCGGATGCGCCGGGCGCTTTCGCTACCGGAGGTGCACGGCGACCACGCGGCGGCCATCACCGCCGCCGTCCGCGATCTGGACGATTCCTATATCGCCGTACAGGGTCCGTCGGGCACCGGTAAGACCTCCACCGTCGCCCGGGTGCTGGAACGCCTGGTCACCATGCACCGGTGGCGGATCGGCGTTGTCGCGCAGGCGCATTCGACGGTGGAGCAGCTGCTCGACGCGGTGGTGCGGGTCGGCGTGCTACCGGAACTGGTCGCCAAGAAGGACGTTCAGGCGGTGAAACCGGAGTGGGCCGTCATCGATGCGGCGCGCTATCCGCGATTCCTGGACAACTCCGTCAACGGATGCGTGATCGGCGGCCTGCCAACGGATTTCGCGAACGACGCGATCGTGCCCGCGGGCAGGCTGGATCTGCTGGTAATCGCCGACGCGGGCGGTTTCCCGCTGGCCGATACCGCCGCGGTCGCGGTGAGCACCCGGAATCTGTTGCTGCTCGGCGATCTCGCGCCGGCCACCGCGCGGGCCACTCATCCGGAGCCCGTCGGCATGTCGGTGCTGAACTGGCTGGTCCAGGGACGCGCGACGCTGCCTGCCGAGCGCGGCTATTTCCTGGACCGCACCTGGCGCATGCATCCGGCGGTATGCGGGCCGATCTCCCGGCTCTGCTACGACAATCGGCTGCGCTCCAACGAAACCGTCACGCTGGCACGCAATCTCGAGGGTGTCGAGCCGGGAATCGAAACCGTCCTCGTCGAACATCACGGCAATGCCACCGAATCCGATGCCGAGGCCCGTGAGGTGGTGCGCCGGGTGCGCGCCATGCTCGGTGCCGCGTGGACCATCGGCGCGGTCACCAGGCGGCTGCATCCGCACGATATCTTCGTGGTCGCCCCATACGGCGCTCAGGTCGGCCGGATTCGAACGCTGTTGGCGCGGGCCAAGATCGAGGATGTGCTCGTCGGCACCGCGGACCGGTTCCGCGGCCGGGAGGCGGCCGTCGTACTGCTCTCGATGACGACATCCAGTCCGGCCGACGCCCCATACGGTATGCCGTTCCTGTTGTCGCGCACGCTGATTCAGGCCGCGCTGTGCCGGGCCATGTGGAAGGCGATCATCATCCGCTCACCGCTGCTCACCGAATACCTGCCGCCGGACACCGGCGAATTGGCCGATCTAGCGGGTTTCCTCACCTTGAGCTAG
- a CDS encoding amino acid deaminase/aldolase: MTVTSPIAGLHAATAELDPPLAALDLGALRANAADLIRRANGVPVRVASKSVRCRAVLEEVLGTGLTAAGGFAGIMSYSLAEAIWLVGLGARDVLLGYPTVDRSGLAELAADDTLRQSITLMVDDIAQLEFIRAAVGSELVRPRICLDVDASLRIGPLHLGVRRSPIRTPEQAAALASAARRRGFDVVGVMTYEAQIAGLPDSNIAVRLVKRASAAEIGKRRRTVLDAVRAEVGKLEIVNSGGTGSIEVSIADPDVTEVTAGSGLYVPTLFDHYRAFTPRPALFFATPVLRKPTPSIATVFAGGYIASGPAGPSRVPKPVWPTGLKLIGTEGAGEVQTPLSGAAETRIGDRVWFRHAKAGELCERFDRVHLVDADGTRTTVPTYRGEGKCFG; encoded by the coding sequence GTGACAGTCACGTCGCCCATTGCGGGTCTGCACGCGGCCACCGCCGAGTTGGATCCGCCGCTGGCCGCGCTGGACCTCGGCGCGTTGCGCGCCAATGCCGCGGACCTGATCCGCCGCGCCAACGGGGTTCCGGTGCGGGTCGCGAGCAAATCGGTGCGCTGCCGCGCGGTGCTGGAGGAGGTACTCGGCACCGGCCTGACGGCGGCGGGCGGTTTCGCGGGCATCATGTCCTATTCGCTGGCCGAGGCGATCTGGCTGGTCGGACTCGGCGCGCGCGACGTCCTGCTCGGGTATCCGACGGTCGACCGGTCCGGGCTCGCCGAACTGGCCGCCGACGACACGCTGCGGCAGTCGATCACCCTCATGGTCGACGACATCGCGCAGCTGGAATTCATCCGGGCCGCGGTCGGCAGCGAGCTGGTGCGGCCGCGGATCTGCCTCGACGTGGACGCCTCGCTGCGGATCGGTCCGCTGCACCTCGGCGTCCGCCGCTCGCCGATCCGCACTCCGGAACAGGCGGCGGCGTTGGCCTCGGCGGCTCGGCGACGCGGTTTCGACGTGGTCGGCGTGATGACCTATGAGGCGCAGATCGCCGGACTGCCCGACAGCAATATCGCGGTGCGGCTGGTGAAGCGGGCCTCCGCCGCCGAAATCGGCAAGCGCCGCCGCACTGTGCTCGACGCGGTGCGCGCCGAGGTCGGCAAGCTGGAGATCGTCAACAGCGGCGGCACCGGATCCATCGAGGTGAGCATCGCCGATCCGGACGTCACCGAGGTGACCGCGGGCTCCGGACTTTACGTGCCAACGCTTTTCGATCACTATCGGGCCTTCACCCCAAGGCCCGCACTGTTTTTCGCGACCCCGGTGCTGCGCAAACCGACGCCGTCGATCGCGACCGTATTCGCGGGCGGCTATATCGCCTCCGGCCCGGCCGGACCGTCGCGGGTGCCGAAACCGGTGTGGCCCACCGGATTGAAGCTGATCGGCACCGAGGGCGCGGGCGAGGTGCAGACACCGCTGTCCGGCGCCGCCGAGACGCGGATCGGGGACCGGGTGTGGTTCCGCCACGCCAAGGCCGGTGAACTGTGCGAACGCTTCGACCGGGTGCATCTGGTGGACGCCGACGGTACGCGCACCACGGTGCCGACCTACCGCGGCGAAGGCAAATGCTTCGGCTAG
- a CDS encoding TetR family transcriptional regulator — MSASGDIAEARLRPTICDAIEKAAASLDITGVRALRVLLHAGVSAYWPLVKATPNKQIRAYEETVHTLRKHWEVHTDCVADPSAAAAFRHMDSEVASFLQLCADRSGAQWLEPVDAIATYTVSVLQGTVLRWLADCNDETMLVVLDDLVSSLATKAVEV; from the coding sequence TTGAGTGCGAGTGGAGATATAGCGGAGGCGCGGTTACGGCCGACCATCTGCGATGCGATCGAGAAGGCCGCGGCCTCGCTCGATATCACCGGAGTTCGAGCGCTGCGGGTGCTGCTGCATGCCGGGGTCAGTGCATACTGGCCGCTGGTCAAGGCCACCCCGAACAAGCAGATCCGGGCCTACGAGGAGACAGTGCATACGCTGCGCAAGCACTGGGAGGTCCATACCGACTGTGTCGCGGACCCGTCGGCGGCCGCGGCGTTCCGGCATATGGACTCCGAGGTGGCCTCATTCCTGCAGCTGTGCGCGGATCGCTCCGGTGCGCAGTGGCTGGAGCCGGTGGACGCCATCGCGACCTACACGGTTTCCGTGCTGCAGGGCACGGTGCTGCGGTGGTTGGCCGACTGCAACGACGAAACCATGCTGGTCGTCCTGGACGACCTGGTGAGCAGCCTCGCGACGAAGGCCGTCGAGGTCTGA
- a CDS encoding tyrosine-protein phosphatase, protein MTLSPPADQFYLSGTFNFRDTGGLRTVDGARVRSGVLLRSAQLTGLDHRGHAALRELRVSDVHDLRGISEIEYHGADNLPDEVRLHVTPFDPRMGKEPPHEAQTESALAHMHQVYRMFPLMAEANAAIVTLAESLVRGDGAVLVHCAAGKDRTGWSVATILRAVGVSEADILADFLLSNAAVPSLRAMLTPKLSAGEQLSEDILGVREEYLAIATASAMDAHGHIDTYLEAIGLTVEVREHLKNRLLE, encoded by the coding sequence GTGACTCTCTCGCCGCCCGCCGATCAGTTCTATCTCTCCGGAACATTCAACTTCCGCGACACCGGCGGCCTGCGCACCGTCGACGGCGCCCGCGTGCGCTCCGGCGTGCTGCTGCGCTCGGCCCAGTTGACCGGACTCGACCACCGCGGCCATGCGGCGCTGCGCGAACTCCGCGTCAGCGATGTGCACGACCTGCGCGGCATCAGCGAGATCGAATACCACGGCGCGGACAACCTGCCCGACGAGGTCCGGCTGCACGTCACCCCGTTCGATCCGCGGATGGGTAAGGAGCCACCGCACGAGGCGCAGACCGAATCGGCACTGGCGCACATGCACCAGGTCTACCGGATGTTCCCGCTCATGGCGGAGGCGAACGCGGCCATCGTGACGCTCGCCGAATCGCTCGTCCGCGGCGACGGCGCGGTGCTCGTGCACTGCGCGGCGGGCAAGGACCGCACCGGCTGGTCGGTGGCCACCATCCTGCGCGCCGTCGGCGTGAGCGAGGCGGACATCCTGGCCGACTTCCTGCTCAGCAATGCCGCGGTCCCCTCACTGCGCGCCATGCTCACCCCCAAACTGTCCGCGGGCGAACAGCTTTCGGAGGACATCCTGGGCGTGCGCGAGGAATACCTCGCCATCGCGACCGCGTCGGCGATGGACGCGCACGGGCATATCGACACCTACCTGGAGGCCATCGGCCTGACCGTCGAGGTGCGCGAGCACCTGAAGAACCGGCTACTGGAGTGA
- a CDS encoding class I adenylate-forming enzyme family protein, which produces MSQLLVEYPLSHPHAIDPPLARGADGVLRYGNLTPALTELLDLQVHAFGGREAVVESGGVRLTYRELWHSASRIAGGLQEHGIGYGDRVAIRMPAGVRWVRAFLGALLSGAVPVLVDDALPDVVAEQVILDSRADFVLGRTGSASRCADFELPDGAAFIDDGAALNDLALLCYTGDAAAPKGVELTNENLLSAIRSVVGTLDLPTDGLRNLVLLPLAHASGCVDQMLSTFAVGGTVVLAPDTDRLAETLVAERIDMVSATPRIFARLLPELSALRTDGLCTDGVARVSTAGHRSERAAAPTDSMELAAALRDIFPAAHQWSIWGATETCGIGLAVDHSTGHGLGSALGFPFGGTELALCGPRAELGHGELLCRGPNVSRRYWNDPMATEAGFTGTWFHTGAQVIIDPDGLVRRVGSLQ; this is translated from the coding sequence ATGTCGCAGCTACTGGTCGAATACCCCCTATCCCATCCGCACGCCATCGATCCGCCGCTGGCCCGCGGCGCGGACGGGGTGCTGCGCTACGGCAACCTGACACCCGCGCTCACCGAACTGCTCGACCTGCAGGTGCACGCGTTCGGCGGCAGGGAGGCGGTGGTGGAGTCCGGCGGCGTCCGGCTCACCTATCGCGAATTGTGGCACTCCGCGTCGCGGATCGCGGGCGGACTGCAGGAGCACGGCATCGGTTACGGCGATCGGGTGGCCATCCGGATGCCCGCGGGCGTGCGCTGGGTGCGGGCCTTTCTCGGCGCGCTGCTGAGCGGTGCGGTGCCCGTGCTGGTGGATGACGCCCTGCCCGACGTGGTCGCCGAACAGGTGATCCTGGACAGCAGAGCGGATTTCGTGCTGGGCCGGACCGGATCCGCTTCCCGGTGCGCCGATTTCGAACTGCCGGACGGTGCGGCCTTCATCGATGACGGCGCCGCGCTGAACGATCTGGCGCTGCTGTGCTACACCGGCGACGCGGCCGCGCCGAAGGGTGTCGAGCTGACGAACGAAAACCTGCTGTCCGCAATACGTTCCGTGGTCGGCACGCTGGATCTGCCGACAGATGGTCTGCGCAATCTGGTGCTGCTGCCGCTGGCCCATGCCAGCGGTTGCGTCGATCAGATGCTGTCGACGTTCGCGGTCGGCGGCACCGTCGTGCTCGCGCCGGATACCGACCGGCTCGCGGAAACCCTTGTGGCCGAACGGATCGATATGGTTTCGGCGACCCCGCGCATTTTCGCGCGGCTGCTGCCGGAACTGTCCGCGCTGCGCACCGACGGGCTGTGCACCGACGGCGTCGCCCGGGTGAGCACGGCCGGTCACCGATCCGAACGGGCCGCCGCGCCAACCGATTCCATGGAATTGGCGGCGGCGCTGCGCGATATCTTCCCGGCCGCCCACCAGTGGTCGATCTGGGGTGCGACCGAAACCTGCGGTATCGGACTCGCGGTGGACCACAGCACGGGCCACGGTCTCGGATCGGCGCTCGGATTCCCCTTCGGCGGAACCGAATTGGCGCTGTGCGGGCCGCGGGCCGAGCTGGGTCACGGCGAATTGCTCTGTCGCGGACCGAATGTCAGCCGCCGCTATTGGAACGATCCGATGGCCACCGAGGCCGGTTTCACCGGAACCTGGTTCCATACCGGCGCCCAGGTCATCATCGATCCGGACGGGCTGGTGCGCCGGGTGGGGTCACTCCAGTAG